The DNA region CGGTTTTGACCAGCGTCGAAGACCATCGCGTGGTCGATGTGCTCCCGACGCGTGAGGCCGGGCCGCTGGCTGCGTGGCTGGCCCGTCACCCCGGCGTGGAGATTATCTGCCGGGACCGGGCCGGTGCCTACGCCGAGGGCGCACGGCGCGGTGCCCCTGACGCTCTGCAGGTCGCTGATCGGTTCCATCTGTGGCAGGGCCTCGGCCGGGCCGTGGAGACCTGCGTCGCCGCCCATCGCGATTGCCTGCACAACCCGTCGCCCAGCGGTATGCCGCCGGAGGCCACTGGGCTTGTTCCCGGTCGACCGGAGGACGACTCGGAGCCCGTCGGTCGACGCGCCGAGCGAAAGAAGGCGGCACACGCCTTGGTTCACGAGCTCCTGGCCCAAGGCCACTCACGCCGGGCGATCGCCCGGCACCTGGGCTGGGGCCTCAACACCGTCCTCCGGTACGCGAACGCCGCACGCTGGCAGGACACCGTCCGCGAGAACCGCCCCCGGCCCAACAGGCTGGACCCCTACAAGCCCTACCTGGAGCGACGCTTCGCCGCGGGATGCACCAGCGTCACCCGCCTCCACAGTGAACTCGTTGCCGACAATGCGCCCGTCACCTACCAGATGGTCCGCTCCCACATCGCCACCCTCCGCAAGGCTCCGGTCGGCGTGCCGCCGCGGCCGCCGACGGTGCGGCAGGTGACCGGCTGGGTCACCCGACACCCCTCGACCCTGAACGAGGAGGACCGGGCCGGCCTGAAGGCGGTCCTGGCCCGCTGCCCCGCACTGGACAAGGTCGCCGGACACGTTCGCGACTTCGGCGAGATCCTCGCCGACCGCCGTGGCTCCACACTCCCCACCTGGATCGACGCAGTCGACGCCAGCCAGCTACCGGGCCTCACCGGCTTCGCCCTCCACCTGCTCCGAGACCTCGACGCCGTGACAGCAGGCCTCACTCTCGACTGGAGCTCCGGCAGCATCGAGGGCGCCGTCAACCGCATCAAGAAGATCAAGCGGCAGCTCTACGGCCGCGCCGGCTTCGAACTGCTCCGCAAGATGATCCTTCTCCAGTAACACTTCGCGATGTTCCCCAAGAGCTGCGCGAGTACCGGACAGTAGGAAACCCCTGCCGCGGCCGACATATAGCCAGTGCATGCAGGTGCCCAACCGTGGCAGGATGACCTCATGTTGATCCGAAAGGGCGATGCCGCGTAGGCGTCCCAAGGCCGTCCGTGCAGAGCGGTGGCGGCCACGATGGCAGTATCCGGTCCTGAGGGTCCCCGGTGTCTCCGCGCGGACTCGTGCAGCGATCCGCCGGGTCGAAGACCAGGAGATGTGGCCCAACGCGGTCGCCAACGCAATCGCGTGTTTCGAGCGGGCTCTCAAGCAGCCCGGACGCTACCTGGACGCCTCCGCGTTTGATTCGCCGGGGGTGGGAGATGCCCGCGATGACCTGGAGTGGGCGATGCTGTACCTTCCGCCCGGAGCCAAACGGGACCTGGGCCGATTGATCACGCGTATCGATGAGGAATTCGAGCGCCGTACCTTGCCGGAGCCCAACTACAGCGAGTGGGCGACGACGGGCTGGTGGTGGACCAGAACGCGCGAACGCTGACGGTCTCCGGGGTCGTGTCCCTCCCCGCAATCGAACGAACCTGTCACCCTCCGCGACCGCTCCCCAAGATCTGTGCCAGAACCACTTCACGTGAACGAAGCCAGGGGAGACATCACCTCGGTGCTGCCCGACATCCGCGCGGCCGACCTCACCAGGTGGGGTCCGGTGGACCAGAACGGCCAGGACGGACCGTACACACCCGGTACCGTCCGCTACGCCCTGGAGTACCACCGCACCCGAGGTCATTACCCGGACGGCCGACCGATGCCCAGCCCGCGACTGGCGACAGACGGCCTCACGATCGACTGGGACCGGCTGGATCTGCCGCTCGTGAACCGGATCGAGGAGCCCGCATCCTGTCTGTCGCCGTCCAGCGGCGGCACGTACCACCGCTGCTCGCAAGTCCCGGAAGGAGCGGGGAAGGTAGCCGAGGCTCGCGCCCGGTACGGCACCGTGCTCGAACTGACCGTGGACGGGCGCCCCTACTTCACCGTGAAGAGGTAGGGAGCCTTGACCCCGAATGTTGAACACGGGCTGTGCGGCTTCGGTCAGAAACGTCTCCCAGACCGAGGGGCACGGCTCCCGCTCGAACTTCCGCACGCATTGGGCTCGTTCGGGTGGTCACTGCGCGGCCGGCGCATAGGAGAAGTGACATTCGGTCCCGGGCGGCCGTCCCGACCTGGGTGGGCCGGGACGGCGGGGTGCGGGTGGCGGGTGCGGGGCGGGTCAGCCGGAGACGGTCTCGGCATGCCGGTGGAACGCGTCCCGGAGCGCGGTCTGGTGGTCGGTCAGCTCCCAGCCCGACAACCAGGTCGCTCCGGGCGGGGCCGATGTGCCGCTCACCACGGGTTCAGGCCGTAGCGGCCGCACGCCCCGAAGAGTACAGCTCAAGTTGCTTCCCGACGAGGCCCTCCTTCTTGGCGGTGTACTCGGTCAGCAGCCGCATCTGGTGGATCAGGCCGTCGGACATCTCCACGCGGCGGCCCAGGACGGCGGCGAGGACGACCCCAGGACAGCACCCAGGCCGCCGGAACCACGGCGAGCAGGACGGCACCGGCCAGGACGGCGGCCACACCACCAGACGTCACTTGATAACTCGCGCGAGCCGTCCCCACCAGCACGGCGACCGGGACGGCGGGAGCAGCGCCGCCGACGATCAGGACGTCGACCAGGCCGACGACGACGGATCCCCGGACCGCGCCCGGACGGCGCCTGGACAGCGGCCCGAGCAGGACGTCGGCGGCGGCCGGGGCGGCAGCGAGGACGAGCACCAAGGCCTCACCCACCCCGGACACGGACGGCGGCACCGAGCAGCACGTCGACGGCGAGCAGGACGTCGGCCGGCGGCCCCGGGACACAACCGGGGCCCCTGTACGCGGGCAACCACTCGAACGGACGGGCGGCATCACGTCCGGCGGTGGCATCCGGCGCGCCGGGCCGGGCTGCCGAGCGGGGGCAGGTCAACCACCGCGGGAACGTCGACCAGGGCGGCGACATCGCTCGTGAGCGCGCCGCGGGCCGGAGATCCGGACGGCGGCTGGACGACCCTGACCCGGCG from Kitasatospora cathayae includes:
- a CDS encoding ISL3 family transposase, which produces MQNNASFWDSLVFDGIDDVDVDAVTALFGTVEVVARGRGSGAECPDCGRFSDRVHDRYRRRLKDLPLAEQGFVIRLVVRRFIWGAANCPRRTFAERFSRLAAPYARFTTRLNHALERVGLALASRAGARLAAQLGFGAGRTTLLRRVMALPDPTFSTPRVLGVDDFAIRRGQTYSTVLTSVEDHRVVDVLPTREAGPLAAWLARHPGVEIICRDRAGAYAEGARRGAPDALQVADRFHLWQGLGRAVETCVAAHRDCLHNPSPSGMPPEATGLVPGRPEDDSEPVGRRAERKKAAHALVHELLAQGHSRRAIARHLGWGLNTVLRYANAARWQDTVRENRPRPNRLDPYKPYLERRFAAGCTSVTRLHSELVADNAPVTYQMVRSHIATLRKAPVGVPPRPPTVRQVTGWVTRHPSTLNEEDRAGLKAVLARCPALDKVAGHVRDFGEILADRRGSTLPTWIDAVDASQLPGLTGFALHLLRDLDAVTAGLTLDWSSGSIEGAVNRIKKIKRQLYGRAGFELLRKMILLQ